TCGAGCGGTCGGTCGAAGGCGGGCGTCGGTTCGGGGCCAGTGCGTGCTGATCGGTCAGTCGATGCCATAGCGGTCAGTATGGTCCGAGCACAATAACACATCGGCAGGCGTTTCACCGGTAGAAACACGCGAATCCGAACTATACGGAGAGACCGTCTACACCTGAGTAACGATGACCAAGCGTCCCGAACGACGGTGTGGCGTCGGTATCCGTGGCGTCGCGATGGCGATCGACTCGATCGTCTGGATCGCGCTGTTCATGGGTGCTGTTTCGGCGGTCGGCCTCCTGACCGGGGAGCTACAGACCACGAGCGAAGGGATCGAAACCCACCTCGAAGGCGGTCCGGCGCTGGGAGGCACTGCCCTCTGGCTTGGGCTCTCGATCCTGTATCACACGCTCTTGGAGTGGCGGTGGGGCAAGACGCTCGGGAAGTATCTCGTCGCCATCAGCGTCACGCGACCGGACGGGTCGTTACCGTCGTTGCGTGGCTCGCTCGCCCGGAACGTGCTCCGGCTTATCGACTGGTTGCCATTCTTGTATCTGGTCGGGATCGTCACGATCGCGGTCTCGGAGACGGACAAGCGTCTCGGTGATCGCGTCGGCAAGACGATCGTCGTGCGGTCCTGATCGATACGACTGGGTGAGGGGGTCCCACCTCGACGCGCCCGTCGGGACGCCCGGGAGAGCGCGTGGCTGTCCAGGGACTCACGGAACCGCTCGGCGGGCCACGACGCCCGACGTGCCGTCGACGGTAGCGGTCACGACGACGGTGTCGCCGTCTGGATCGACGTAGAGATACAGGTACATGTCCGCCCGCGGAGTCGTCGTCGAGGCTTCATAGCCCGATTCGACCGCCTCGAAGGCCACCTCGTCGACGTCGAGGGGCTTGGTGATACCGACCCGAACGCGCTCTTGGTCGGCCTCGTAGGTGAACGCGAAGGCCTCGTCCGGAACGGCTGTCGCGACTGCCTCGGGCGGATCGACAGGGGCGCTCGTGTCCGGGGTCGCGGTCGTCGTTCGATCTGGCTGGATGACTTCGAAATCGAGGACGCCCTCACTGTAGGTCCCACTGGCAGTCACCCGATCGCCGTCGATCGACACGGAGTGGGTTTCGCTTGCGGAGCCAAACCGTGCGTCGAACTGGCTGGCCACCTCGTCGTCGAGAGAGCGCTGGACGGCGAAATCGGCCCGAATGTGGCCGGTGTCGGGTTCGAACGTCACCGAGGCGAGTACATCGTCCGTCGGGCGGATGAGGTCAGTCACGGGACGGTCGGCCGGCTCGCCGAAATACGCGTCGTCGAGATCGACCGGGCCGAGCCACCCGCCAGCGACGTGGCCGGTCCCGGCCGTCTCCAGGAGCCACGTCAGAGTCTCGGAGTGCTCGATCGCGCTTGCACGATCGCCGTTCGCGGTCTCGACGACACGGCGGATCTCCTCGCGGGTGTCTGCGACGACGACAGCGGTGTCGTTGATCGCCGTCACACCGTCCAATTCCTCACCAGGGGGTGCATACAGCGTGAACGAGCCGATAGACCCCGTTTCCTCGAACGGGACGTCACCGACCGGGCCAGCAGACCCGGAGCGAAGCGTCTCCGCGGCCTCGGAGCGATCGAACTCGCCCAATCCGATCGCGACGTTGCCCGCCATGAACAGCTCACCGATCCCGCGATCTGGCTGTTCGGGGTCGATGAGAGGCCCGAATCCGGACACGGCAATCGCCAGGGCAGCCCCGGCGACCAGCCGCCCGCCCACGGCGAGTGGCCAAGAGAGCAACGGATCATCGACGCTATCGAAGCCCGAGACGTCGGTCAAGACGCGATCGGCGCCTCCAGCCGTGTCTGCCGGGAGAATCAGGGGCAGCAGTTCGTCGCCGCCCGCCGTCTCACTCGCGATGCTGAAATCCAGATAGGCGAC
The sequence above is drawn from the Halorhabdus sp. CBA1104 genome and encodes:
- a CDS encoding RDD family protein, which codes for MTKRPERRCGVGIRGVAMAIDSIVWIALFMGAVSAVGLLTGELQTTSEGIETHLEGGPALGGTALWLGLSILYHTLLEWRWGKTLGKYLVAISVTRPDGSLPSLRGSLARNVLRLIDWLPFLYLVGIVTIAVSETDKRLGDRVGKTIVVRS